A genomic segment from Coccinella septempunctata chromosome 3, icCocSept1.1, whole genome shotgun sequence encodes:
- the LOC123309973 gene encoding uncharacterized protein LOC123309973 has translation MVKKFCFYFSFRNGALIMSVISFLTGVALILDCVMHIEKGTAKRYNSFIVVGILMGITSLIAGGILSAAIFKAKERYILLYMLLESVLLLIVTIYSGMFMFTNAAFLLVLIICGLMWLGIVGIYGFYNEIAEYNSSKPGVYEVSYSENGGYRTATPSGQVDSTAV, from the exons ATGGTGAAGAAATTCTGTTTCTATTTTAGTTTCCGAAATGGCGCTCTCATAATGAGCGTCATTAGTTTT CTGACAGGGGTGGCTCTCATTCTTGATTGCGTGATGCATATTGAAAAAGGAACTGCTAAAAGGTATAATTCATTCATTGTCGTGGGTATCCTGATGGGTATAACGAGTTTGATAGCAGGAGGAATTTTGTCAGCAGCAATATTCAAG GCGAAAGAAAGGTATATCCTCCTCTACATGCTGTTAGAATCAGTATTACTTCTTATTGTTACCATTTATTCTGGGATGTTTATGTTCACAAATGCAGCTTTTTTGTTGGTATTAATTATTTGTG GTTTGATGTGGCTTGGAATCGTGGGAATTTATGGGTTCTATAATGAAATCGCTGAATATAATTCATCCAAACCAGGGGTGTACGAAGTATCCTATTCTGAAAACGGGGGTTATAGGACTGCAACACCAAGTGGCCAAGTGGATAGCACAGCAGTTTGA
- the LOC123309415 gene encoding iodotyrosine deiodinase 1, with the protein MVIEKYWEYIAAAVIIYCVTYFTYRWFEKKKSFEEGKSRNRSYNNDNYSDAEEDNDIAPALPEDLKHVPLKFDILPTDMMIRNSRDFFENMNRRRSIRLFSSRSFPKEIIYNIIKTAGTAPSGAHTEPWTFVVVESMDIKKEIRRIIEAEEETNYKKRMGKTWTTDLKPLRTNWIKEYLTEAPYLILVFKQTYGMKPDGTKKIHYYNEQSLSIAVGFLLAAIHNAGLYSLTSTPLNCGPSIRVLLNRPISEKLVFLLPVGFPAEGCLVPDLHRKPLYEIMIEY; encoded by the exons ATGGTGATCGAGAAATATTGGGAGTATATCGCAGCTGCAGTTATCATCTATTGCGTGACATATTTTACGTATCGGTggttcgagaaaaaaaaatctttcgaaGAGGGAAAATCTCGAAACAGAAGTTATAACAATG ATAATTATTCGGACGCTGAAGAGGATAACGACATTGCGCCGGCTTTACCGGAGGACCTGAAACATGTTCCCTTGAAATTCGATATCCTTCCTACGGATATGATGATAAGAAACTCCAGGGATTTCTTTGAAAATATGAACCGTCGACGATCGATCAGGTTGTTCAGTTCCAGATCCTTTCCGAAGGAAATCATTTACAACATCATCAAAACAGCAG GGACCGCTCCTAGTGGGGCTCATACAGAACCGTGGACATTTGTGGTAGTGGAAAGTATGGATATCAAAAAAGAAATTCGAAGGATAATAGAGGCTGAAGAAGAGacaaattataaaaaaaggATGGGAAAAACTTGGACAACTGACCTGAAACCTTTGAGAACTAACTGGATAAAGGAATATTTGACAGAAGCACC TTACCTCATTCTAGTATTTAAACAAACTTACGGTATGAAACCAGATGGAACCAAAAAAATCCATTATTACAACGAACAAAGTCTGTCGATAGCTGTGGGATTTTTGCTAGCCGCCATTCAT AATGCAGGACTGTACTCATTGACATCTACCCCTTTGAATTGTGGCCCCTCCATTAGGGTTCTTCTCAACAGACCAATATCAGAAAAATTGGTTTTTCTACTGCCGGTTGGATTTCCAGCTGAAGGTTGTTTGGTGCCCGACTTACATCGCAAACCACTTTATGAGATAATGATTGAGTATTGA
- the LOC123310413 gene encoding uncharacterized protein LOC123310413 — protein MKSQLLVTVVVCAIFASRSSCSPYKHENRGLCGTRLVETMAMVCNYHYNAPMNKKSVNWNLEDASDYTDDYSQNSLNGGVYRWFDNTDANSFIPIRHQRGIVEECCKKPCSISVLRSYCSKMKILRLIWSVVIIFISVSHCQTDPLEMLRITKKKYCGDNLSKTLSTVCKGVYNTLTKKSDVIKKEGYWTPIFRSEYDEERFPFTRKSRAVSMMKFHQRRRKRGVFNECCEKACSHRELSSYCAH, from the exons ATG AAATCCCAACTTTTAGTCACCGTTGTCGTATGTGCCATCTTTGCATCTCGATCATCTTGTAGTCCATACAAACACGAAAATAGAGGTTTATGTGGGACACGTTTGGTAGAAACAATGGCCATGGTTTGCAACTACCATTACAATGCACCAATGAACAAAAAATCAG TAAACTGGAACTTGGAGGATGCATCAGACTATACAGATGATTACAGTCAAAATTCCCTGAATGGTGGAGTTTACCGATGGTTCGATAATACTGATGCCAATTCTTTCATACCAATAAGACACCAAAGAGGAATTGTGGAAGAGTGTTGCAAGAAGCCGTGCTCCATTTCTGTTCTCCGATCTTATTGTTCCAAA atgaaaatcctCCGATTGATCTGGTCCGTTGTTATAATATTCATAAGTGTGTCGCATTGCCAAACAGATCCCTTAGAAATGCTAAGAATCACAAAGAAGAAGTATTGTGGGGATAATTTGTCCAAGACGCTCTCCACCGTTTGCAAAGGGGTTTACAACACTTTGACGAAGAAATCAGATG TGATAAAGAAAGAAGGCTATTGGACTCCCATTTTCCGATCAGAATACGATGAAGAAAGATTTCCGTTCACAAGAAAATCAAGAGCAGTCTCGATGATGAAATTTCATCAAAGGAGGAGAAAGAGAGGTGTGTTCAATGAATGCTGCGAAAAGGCTTGTTCCCACAGGGAACTCTCATCTTATTGTGCTCACTGA
- the LOC123309733 gene encoding insulin-like isoform X1 yields MVLLMFQKSQLLVTVVVCAIFASRSSCSPYKHENRGLCGTRLVETMAMVCNYHYNAPMNKKSVNWNLEDASDYTDDYSQNSLNGGVYRWFDNIDANSFIPIRHQRGIVEECCKKPCSISVLRSYCSK; encoded by the exons ATGGTGTTATTGATGTTTCAGAAATCCCAACTTTTAGTCACCGTTGTCGTATGTGCCATCTTTGCATCTCGGTCATCTTGTAGTCCATACAAACACGAAAACAGAGGTTTATGTGGGACACGTTTGGTAGAAACAATGGCCATGGTTTGCAACTACCATTACAATGCACCAATGAACAAAAAATCAG TAAACTGGAACTTGGAGGATGCATCAGACTATACAGATGATTACAGTCAAAATTCCCTGAATGGTGGAGTTTACCGATGGTTCGATAATATTGATGCCAACTCTTTCATACCAATAAGACACCAAAGAGGAATTGTAGAAGAGTGTTGCAAGAAGCCGTGCTCTATTTCTGTTCTCCGATCTTATTGTTCCAAATGA
- the LOC123309733 gene encoding insulin-like isoform X2 has protein sequence MKSQLLVTVVVCAIFASRSSCSPYKHENRGLCGTRLVETMAMVCNYHYNAPMNKKSVNWNLEDASDYTDDYSQNSLNGGVYRWFDNIDANSFIPIRHQRGIVEECCKKPCSISVLRSYCSK, from the exons ATG AAATCCCAACTTTTAGTCACCGTTGTCGTATGTGCCATCTTTGCATCTCGGTCATCTTGTAGTCCATACAAACACGAAAACAGAGGTTTATGTGGGACACGTTTGGTAGAAACAATGGCCATGGTTTGCAACTACCATTACAATGCACCAATGAACAAAAAATCAG TAAACTGGAACTTGGAGGATGCATCAGACTATACAGATGATTACAGTCAAAATTCCCTGAATGGTGGAGTTTACCGATGGTTCGATAATATTGATGCCAACTCTTTCATACCAATAAGACACCAAAGAGGAATTGTAGAAGAGTGTTGCAAGAAGCCGTGCTCTATTTCTGTTCTCCGATCTTATTGTTCCAAATGA
- the LOC123309734 gene encoding bombyxin A-3-like, giving the protein MVLLIFQKSQLLVTVAVCAIFASRSSCSPYKHENRGLCGTRLVETMAMVCNYHYNASMNKKSVNWNLEDASDYTDDYSQNSLNAGVFRWFDNINAKRGIVDECCNKPCSFSVLPSFCP; this is encoded by the exons ATGGTGttattgatatttcagaaatcccAACTTTTAGTCACCGTTGCCGTATGTGCCATCTTTGCATCTCGGTCATCTTGTAGTCCATACAAACACGAAAACAGAGGTTTATGTGGGACACGTTTGGTAGAAACAATGGCCATGGTTTGCAACTACCATTACAATGCATCAATGAACAAAAAATCAG TAAACTGGAACTTGGAGGATGCATCAGACTATACAGATGATTACAGTCAAAATTCCTTAAATGCTGGAGTTTTCCGATGGTTCGATAATATTAATGCCAAAAGAGGAATTGTGGACGAGTGTTGCAACAAGCCATGCTCCTTTTCTGTTCTCCCATCTTTTTGTCCCTAG